One genomic window of Aquisalimonas sp. 2447 includes the following:
- the fur gene encoding ferric iron uptake transcriptional regulator, with translation MESRDLRKAGLKVTVPRTKVLDVLEQHSTGGRRHLSAEDVYKALLDAGEEIGLATVYRVLTQFEEAGLVRRHHFEGGQSMFELDDEPHDHIVCVDCGAIEEFHDPVVAERQRRIAAERGYEIADQALVIYGLCRNCLQRGD, from the coding sequence GTGGAATCACGCGACCTGCGCAAGGCCGGCCTCAAGGTAACCGTGCCGCGAACCAAGGTGCTGGACGTGCTGGAACAGCACAGCACCGGAGGGCGGCGGCACCTTTCTGCCGAGGACGTCTACAAGGCGCTGCTGGACGCCGGAGAGGAAATCGGCCTCGCCACCGTTTACCGCGTGCTCACTCAGTTCGAAGAGGCCGGGCTGGTCCGGCGGCACCATTTTGAAGGTGGCCAGTCCATGTTCGAACTGGACGACGAGCCCCATGATCATATTGTCTGCGTGGACTGCGGTGCAATCGAGGAGTTCCACGATCCGGTAGTGGCGGAACGCCAGCGGCGCATCGCTGCCGAGCGGGGCTACGAAATCGCCGACCAGGCACTGGTCATTTACGGGTTGTGCCGCAACTGCCTGCAGCGCGGCGATTGA
- the dnaJ gene encoding molecular chaperone DnaJ — protein sequence MAQRDYYEILGLQKNASDDEIKKAYRKLAMKYHPDRNPGDEETEIRFKEVKHAYEILSDPQKRAAYDQFGHAGVEGGMGGGPRGGGGASFSDIFSDVFGDIFGGGGRGGSRMFRGADLRYNLELNLEEAVFGVEKTLEIPTWSLCEACDGKGQAGGREPDTCTTCNGHGDVRVQQGFFSIQQTCPRCGGTGVMVTDPCGTCGGDGKNEETKELNVKIPAGVDTGDRIRLSGEGEPGERGGPPGDLYVQVMVREHPIFTRDGAHLRCEMPINVVTAALGGEVEVPTLEGRVNLRIPPGTQSGKTFKIRGKGVKPVRGGPQGDLLCRVAVETPVNLTREQKELLERFGETLEQGGRKHTPEGSSWVDKAKRFFDELKF from the coding sequence ATGGCGCAACGCGATTACTACGAAATCCTGGGGCTGCAGAAAAACGCCTCGGATGACGAGATCAAGAAGGCGTACCGTAAGCTCGCCATGAAGTATCACCCGGACCGTAACCCGGGGGATGAAGAGACAGAGATACGCTTCAAGGAAGTGAAGCACGCCTACGAGATCCTGTCCGATCCACAGAAGCGCGCGGCCTACGACCAGTTCGGCCATGCCGGCGTTGAGGGCGGCATGGGCGGTGGCCCCCGCGGTGGCGGCGGAGCCAGTTTCTCGGATATCTTCTCCGACGTCTTCGGCGATATCTTCGGTGGCGGGGGGCGCGGTGGCAGCCGCATGTTCCGCGGCGCGGACCTGCGCTACAACCTGGAACTGAACCTGGAAGAGGCGGTGTTCGGCGTCGAGAAAACGCTGGAGATCCCCACCTGGAGCCTGTGCGAGGCCTGCGACGGGAAAGGCCAGGCCGGGGGCCGCGAGCCGGACACCTGCACCACCTGTAACGGTCACGGTGACGTGCGCGTGCAGCAGGGCTTTTTCTCGATTCAGCAGACCTGCCCGCGCTGCGGTGGTACCGGGGTCATGGTTACCGATCCCTGCGGCACCTGCGGCGGCGACGGCAAGAACGAGGAAACCAAGGAACTCAACGTCAAGATCCCCGCCGGCGTGGATACCGGCGACCGCATCCGCCTGTCGGGCGAGGGCGAGCCGGGCGAGCGTGGCGGACCGCCCGGCGATCTCTACGTGCAGGTCATGGTCCGGGAGCACCCGATTTTCACGCGCGACGGCGCTCACCTGCGCTGCGAGATGCCCATCAACGTGGTCACCGCCGCCCTGGGTGGTGAAGTGGAAGTGCCGACCCTGGAGGGGCGCGTGAACCTGCGCATCCCGCCGGGTACCCAGTCGGGCAAGACGTTCAAGATCCGCGGCAAGGGCGTCAAGCCGGTCCGCGGTGGTCCGCAGGGGGACCTGCTTTGCCGCGTTGCGGTGGAGACGCCGGTCAATCTCACCCGGGAGCAGAAGGAACTGCTGGAGCGCTTCGGCGAGACCCTGGAGCAGGGCGGCCGCAAGCACACCCCCGAGGGCAGCTCCTGGGTGGACAAGGCCAAGCGGTTCTTTGACGAATTGAAGTTCTGA
- a CDS encoding type II toxin-antitoxin system RatA family toxin has product MTSISRSALVPHSARAMFDLVNDVDRYKEFLPWCSDSGVIERSGDEIKAYVTISKSGISRSFTTLNRAQPGKMLEVRLVEGPFRRLDGYWRFQQLREDASKVALDLEFEFSNSIVRMAFGRVFEQVANRLVDSFVTRADQVYGRPQR; this is encoded by the coding sequence ATGACGTCCATTTCACGAAGCGCCCTCGTGCCGCATTCCGCCCGGGCCATGTTCGACCTGGTCAATGATGTGGATCGCTACAAGGAGTTTCTTCCATGGTGCAGCGACAGTGGCGTCATCGAGCGCAGCGGTGATGAAATCAAGGCCTACGTCACCATCAGCAAAAGCGGGATATCACGCTCGTTCACGACGCTTAACAGGGCGCAACCGGGAAAGATGCTGGAAGTGCGACTCGTGGAGGGGCCCTTCCGTCGCCTTGACGGTTATTGGCGTTTCCAGCAGCTGCGGGAGGATGCCAGCAAGGTGGCCCTGGATCTGGAATTCGAGTTCAGCAATTCAATCGTGCGCATGGCCTTCGGGCGGGTGTTCGAGCAGGTGGCCAACCGGCTGGTGGATTCCTTCGTGACCCGGGCGGATCAGGTCTATGGCAGACCACAGCGCTGA
- a CDS encoding DMT family transporter: MPTAHRGSLATTLLVLAGAVLWGTAGPASQFLYQGTDTSPMAVALLRLSLATPLLLLIAAPTLRRHAGQLRARARPVLLGGICIALYQVFYFQAVSVSGVTLATLTALCPVPVLVAILARLVLDERTMPIPWFGIAAASTGTLLLVGTPETESAPAQLILGAALGLTASLAFSGIALTGRALGDGMAPLTVTASLFLVGALTLSPTILFIPGAVAAAFDSWPTVAFLVLVPTVLAYGLFYGGVGRTPAAVTGILIVAEPLTAASLGWALFSETLSPLQGVGAALLCIAMVRAALQQRG; the protein is encoded by the coding sequence ATGCCCACCGCACACCGTGGAAGCCTGGCAACCACCCTCTTGGTGCTGGCGGGGGCCGTGCTCTGGGGCACTGCCGGCCCGGCGTCGCAGTTTCTCTATCAGGGCACCGACACGTCGCCCATGGCCGTGGCCCTGCTGCGGTTGAGCCTGGCAACCCCCCTGCTGCTGCTGATCGCGGCACCCACGCTACGACGCCACGCGGGACAACTGCGCGCTCGTGCCCGGCCGGTCCTGCTCGGCGGCATCTGTATTGCGCTCTATCAGGTATTCTACTTCCAGGCGGTCTCGGTCTCCGGGGTCACGCTGGCCACGCTCACCGCGCTGTGTCCGGTGCCGGTGCTGGTGGCGATCCTGGCGCGTCTCGTTCTCGACGAGCGGACGATGCCCATCCCGTGGTTCGGCATTGCCGCCGCCAGCACCGGCACGCTGCTGCTGGTGGGAACCCCGGAGACGGAATCGGCCCCGGCACAGCTGATCCTCGGGGCGGCCCTCGGGCTCACGGCCAGCCTGGCCTTCTCGGGCATTGCCCTGACCGGGCGCGCCCTGGGTGACGGCATGGCTCCCCTGACAGTGACCGCCAGCCTGTTTCTGGTGGGGGCGCTGACGCTGTCGCCCACGATCCTGTTCATCCCCGGTGCGGTGGCTGCCGCCTTCGACAGCTGGCCCACGGTGGCCTTTCTGGTGCTGGTGCCCACGGTACTCGCCTACGGCCTGTTCTACGGCGGGGTAGGCAGAACCCCCGCCGCGGTGACCGGCATTCTCATCGTCGCTGAACCGTTGACTGCGGCAAGCCTGGGATGGGCCCTGTTCAGCGAGACGCTCTCACCGCTGCAGGGCGTCGGGGCAGCACTCCTTTGCATCGCCATGGTGCGGGCGGCATTACAGCAGCGCGGGTGA
- a CDS encoding RnfH family protein — protein MADHSAESILIQVAYARPERQLVVDVEVPPDTSAREAVRHSGMAREFPEIDPEEAPLGVYGRAVEGDHVLRAGDRVEIYRPLEIDPREARRQRARLR, from the coding sequence ATGGCAGACCACAGCGCTGAATCAATCCTGATCCAGGTCGCCTACGCAAGGCCGGAGCGGCAGCTCGTCGTGGATGTCGAGGTGCCCCCGGATACGTCGGCTCGGGAGGCGGTGCGGCACTCGGGCATGGCCCGAGAGTTTCCCGAAATCGATCCTGAAGAGGCGCCGCTGGGCGTGTACGGGCGCGCCGTGGAGGGAGATCACGTGCTACGGGCCGGCGACCGGGTGGAGATCTACCGGCCGCTGGAGATCGATCCCCGGGAGGCGCGCCGCCAACGGGCCCGCCTCCGCTGA
- the dapB gene encoding 4-hydroxy-tetrahydrodipicolinate reductase, which produces MAIRIGICGAGGRMGRNLIAATLEHAELELAAALERPGSSLLGVDAGELAGQGRMDLTVTDDVEAALAGVDVLIDFTLPEATVANAAACAGAGVPMVIGTTGLDDEHKRQLREAATRIPVVHAANFSVGVNLTLRLLATAARALGDDFDVEVIEAHHRHKIDAPSGTALRMGEVLAHSLGRNLDECAIYGREGRTGERDSKTIGFETIRGGDVVGDHTVMFLGLGERMEITHRASSRMTFARGATRSAVWVRQQPPGIYDMEDVLGLRG; this is translated from the coding sequence ATGGCCATTCGTATCGGAATCTGCGGCGCTGGCGGTCGCATGGGGCGCAATCTGATCGCGGCGACCCTGGAACACGCGGAGCTGGAGCTGGCGGCGGCACTTGAGCGGCCGGGCTCATCCCTGCTGGGTGTCGATGCCGGCGAGCTTGCCGGCCAGGGGCGCATGGACCTCACCGTGACCGACGATGTCGAGGCGGCCCTGGCCGGGGTCGACGTGCTCATCGATTTCACCCTGCCGGAGGCAACCGTCGCCAACGCCGCCGCCTGTGCCGGGGCCGGCGTTCCCATGGTGATCGGCACCACCGGGCTGGATGACGAACACAAGCGCCAGCTCCGTGAGGCGGCGACACGCATCCCCGTGGTTCACGCAGCCAACTTCAGCGTGGGCGTGAACCTGACGCTGCGCTTGCTGGCCACGGCGGCCAGGGCGCTGGGTGACGACTTCGACGTGGAAGTCATCGAGGCGCATCACCGCCACAAGATCGATGCCCCGTCGGGCACCGCCCTGCGCATGGGTGAGGTGCTGGCCCACTCCCTGGGCCGGAATCTCGACGAGTGCGCCATCTACGGCCGCGAAGGCCGCACCGGTGAACGCGACAGCAAGACCATCGGCTTCGAGACCATCCGCGGCGGTGACGTGGTGGGCGATCACACGGTGATGTTCCTGGGTCTGGGCGAGCGCATGGAAATCACCCACCGCGCCAGTAGCCGCATGACCTTCGCCCGCGGTGCCACGCGCAGCGCCGTCTGGGTCCGGCAGCAGCCGCCGGGCATCTATGACATGGAAGATGTGCTGGGGCTTCGCGGCTGA
- the grpE gene encoding nucleotide exchange factor GrpE, translating to MADKDQDTRTDEAESNEQQPVEGTLDDNTADESSGSEESDRVQELEEKLREAEEKAEENWNQFLRARAEMENARRRLQKDVEQAKRQGLEKLAGELLPVKDSLEMGLAAAQEANADVAKLSEGTELTLKMLAQALEKFEVEEIEPMGKKFDPERHEAMATQPSAEHEPNTVIHVVQKGYMLNDRLLRPAMVIVSKEAEQQQGGHIDEQA from the coding sequence ATGGCTGACAAGGATCAGGACACGCGCACAGACGAGGCCGAGAGCAACGAGCAGCAGCCCGTCGAGGGCACCCTGGATGACAATACCGCCGACGAGTCCAGTGGCAGCGAGGAGTCAGACCGCGTCCAGGAACTCGAGGAAAAACTGCGCGAAGCCGAGGAGAAGGCCGAGGAGAACTGGAACCAGTTTCTGCGTGCACGGGCGGAAATGGAGAACGCCCGCCGCCGCCTGCAGAAGGACGTGGAGCAGGCCAAGCGGCAGGGACTGGAGAAGCTGGCCGGTGAACTCCTGCCGGTGAAGGACAGCCTGGAAATGGGGTTGGCCGCCGCCCAGGAGGCCAACGCGGACGTAGCCAAGCTCAGCGAGGGGACCGAGCTGACCCTGAAGATGCTCGCCCAGGCGCTGGAGAAGTTCGAGGTCGAAGAGATCGAGCCCATGGGCAAGAAATTCGACCCGGAACGCCATGAAGCCATGGCCACGCAGCCGTCCGCGGAGCATGAACCGAACACCGTGATTCATGTGGTGCAGAAAGGGTACATGCTCAATGACCGCCTGTTGCGGCCGGCCATGGTGATTGTCTCCAAGGAGGCGGAACAACAGCAGGGTGGCCACATCGACGAGCAGGCCTGA
- the recN gene encoding DNA repair protein RecN gives MLNHLHVRDFAIVDELTLEFDAGMTTLTGETGAGKSILLDALGLALGDRAAADTVRPGAERAEITVTFSIDTLPACQAWLQTQELDDDGECMVRRVVQASGRSRGFINGRPVPLQQLRELGEQLVDIHGQHEHQSLMRRDIQRSIVDDHAGNDDLLGDAARLHQALADCQTEMETLRGGFEDQDARRDLLRYQTSELEELDLSAEGLEALNAEHRRLANAGTLAETSQRLLQMLYEDEHAAQSIIGQGLRELEESLDKDPALADVHEQLSGAQAHLEEAVSGLRHHLDSIDLDPARLEDVEQRISNLSDLARKHHVREDELADVYQRLCGELEALEHSDERLEELQQQHQRLTREYQDVAERLRERRRNAATALSESVTAQLAELSMAGAAFRIDVTPRESGQPTPHGLDDISFQVRTNAGQPFGPLNRIASGGELSRLSLAIQVAAAGTTHIPTLIFDEADAGIGGGVAEVVGRQLRRLGEYHQVLCVTHLPQVASQAHHHLQVHKRTEADSTATTVQPLDREQRVQEVARMLGGVELTDATMEHAAEMLQRAESA, from the coding sequence ATGCTCAACCATCTGCACGTCCGGGACTTTGCCATTGTCGATGAACTCACGCTGGAATTCGACGCCGGCATGACCACGCTCACCGGCGAAACCGGCGCCGGCAAGTCCATCCTGCTGGACGCCCTTGGGCTCGCCCTGGGTGATCGCGCGGCGGCGGACACCGTACGCCCGGGTGCCGAACGCGCCGAGATCACCGTGACCTTTTCCATCGATACGCTCCCCGCCTGCCAGGCCTGGTTGCAGACCCAGGAACTGGACGATGACGGTGAATGCATGGTGCGCCGCGTAGTGCAGGCCAGCGGGCGCTCCCGGGGCTTCATCAACGGCCGCCCGGTGCCACTGCAGCAGCTGCGTGAACTGGGCGAGCAGCTGGTGGACATCCACGGTCAACACGAACACCAGTCCCTGATGCGCCGGGACATCCAGCGCAGCATCGTCGACGACCACGCGGGTAACGACGACCTCCTGGGCGACGCCGCGCGGCTCCACCAGGCGCTGGCGGACTGCCAAACCGAGATGGAGACCCTGCGAGGCGGCTTCGAGGACCAGGACGCCCGTCGGGACCTGCTGCGCTACCAGACCAGCGAGTTGGAGGAACTGGACCTCTCCGCCGAGGGTCTGGAGGCGCTCAATGCCGAACACAGGCGTCTGGCCAATGCCGGCACGCTGGCGGAAACCAGCCAGCGGCTCCTGCAGATGCTCTACGAGGACGAGCACGCAGCGCAGTCGATTATCGGTCAGGGCCTGCGGGAACTCGAGGAGTCCCTGGATAAAGATCCGGCGCTTGCCGACGTCCACGAGCAGCTGAGCGGCGCCCAGGCCCACCTGGAGGAGGCCGTCAGTGGCCTGCGCCATCACCTGGATTCCATCGACCTGGACCCGGCACGGCTGGAGGACGTGGAGCAGCGCATCAGCAACCTCAGCGATCTGGCACGCAAGCACCATGTCCGCGAGGACGAGCTTGCCGACGTCTACCAGCGCCTGTGCGGGGAGTTGGAGGCGCTGGAACACAGCGACGAACGGCTCGAAGAGCTGCAACAGCAGCACCAGCGGCTGACGCGGGAGTACCAGGACGTCGCGGAGAGACTACGGGAGCGTCGCCGTAACGCGGCCACAGCCCTGAGCGAATCGGTCACGGCTCAGCTCGCTGAACTGAGCATGGCCGGCGCGGCGTTCCGCATTGACGTGACGCCCCGGGAATCCGGCCAGCCCACGCCCCACGGCCTGGACGACATCAGCTTCCAGGTTCGCACCAATGCCGGTCAGCCCTTCGGGCCTCTCAACCGCATTGCCTCCGGCGGCGAGCTCTCGCGCCTGAGCCTGGCCATCCAGGTCGCGGCCGCGGGGACCACGCACATCCCGACGCTGATTTTCGACGAGGCGGATGCCGGGATCGGCGGCGGCGTGGCGGAGGTGGTGGGGCGGCAACTGCGCAGGCTCGGTGAGTATCATCAGGTGCTGTGCGTCACGCACCTTCCTCAGGTGGCTTCCCAGGCGCACCATCATCTGCAGGTACACAAGCGCACGGAGGCGGACAGCACCGCCACCACCGTCCAGCCACTGGATCGGGAACAGCGGGTGCAGGAGGTCGCGCGCATGCTCGGCGGGGTCGAACTCACCGATGCCACCATGGAGCACGCCGCCGAGATGCTACAGCGCGCCGAATCCGCTTGA
- the hrcA gene encoding heat-inducible transcriptional repressor HrcA: MGKHTPDTELNERAQHLLKVMVRRYIREGQPLGSRTLTRESGLEVSPATVRNVMADLEELGYVWAPHTSSGRVPTDKGYRFFVDTLLTVQALDASAVQRTDLQLTRGQSPDELVDSASNLLSGLTRLAGVVTLPRHVTRSLRHVEFLPLSDRRVLAILVFNEHEVENRVVHTDRDYTQSELQQVANFLNGKFSGQGVDQVRSELLRGMESDKERMNALMASVIELGGKVFSENEDGEQDDYVVAGQTNLMEFQELSNVEKLRSLFQAFTEKRDILHVLDQCLAADGIQIFIGEESGYRVFDGCSLVTSPYSAEGEVLGVLGVIGPTRMEYDRVIPIVDMTAKLLGSALNQSH; encoded by the coding sequence ATGGGTAAGCACACACCGGACACGGAACTGAACGAACGGGCGCAGCACCTGCTGAAGGTGATGGTGCGCCGGTATATCCGCGAGGGGCAGCCCCTTGGGTCCCGCACGCTCACGCGGGAATCGGGCCTGGAAGTCAGCCCGGCGACCGTGCGCAACGTTATGGCGGACCTGGAAGAGCTGGGGTATGTCTGGGCTCCGCACACGTCTTCCGGGCGGGTGCCGACGGACAAGGGGTACCGCTTCTTCGTTGACACCCTGCTGACTGTCCAGGCGCTGGATGCCAGCGCGGTGCAGCGCACGGATCTGCAGCTCACCCGCGGCCAGAGCCCCGACGAACTGGTGGATTCTGCCTCCAACCTGCTTTCGGGCCTGACGCGACTGGCGGGCGTGGTGACGCTGCCGCGGCATGTCACCCGCTCGTTGCGCCACGTGGAGTTCCTGCCGCTGTCCGACCGGCGGGTGCTGGCGATCCTGGTCTTCAACGAGCACGAGGTGGAGAACCGGGTGGTGCACACGGACCGGGACTACACCCAGTCCGAGCTGCAACAGGTGGCGAACTTCCTGAACGGCAAGTTTTCCGGGCAGGGTGTGGATCAGGTCCGCAGCGAGCTGCTGCGGGGCATGGAGTCGGACAAGGAGCGCATGAACGCCCTCATGGCCTCGGTGATCGAACTCGGGGGCAAGGTGTTCAGCGAGAACGAGGATGGCGAGCAGGACGACTACGTGGTGGCCGGGCAGACCAACCTCATGGAGTTCCAGGAGCTCTCCAACGTCGAGAAGCTGCGCAGCCTGTTCCAGGCCTTCACCGAAAAACGGGACATTCTCCACGTTCTCGATCAGTGTCTCGCCGCCGATGGCATCCAGATATTCATCGGCGAGGAGTCGGGCTACCGCGTCTTCGATGGCTGCAGCCTGGTGACGTCACCGTACTCCGCGGAAGGCGAAGTGCTGGGCGTGCTTGGGGTCATCGGGCCGACCCGCATGGAGTACGACCGGGTCATTCCCATCGTAGATATGACTGCAAAACTGCTCGGGTCCGCCTTGAATCAATCGCATTGA
- a CDS encoding DMT family transporter: protein MAASAGARGLWIQAMPVLFVLLWSTGFIGARFGLPYAEPFTFLTVRFLCTLVVLYVIILLMREIWPRGLKAWLHIGFAGVLVHAAYLGGVFSAIEQGMPAGVTALIVGLQPLVTAGVARSWLGETITRNQWLGIILGLVGISLVLGEQLDLTTPGQTFTGFGPMALVAALAALLGISLGTIYQKRYCTAMPLTTGTFIQFVGAALVLGLGAMLFETREIEWSLTFTLTLAWLIFGLSIAAILLLMALIRRGEASRVASLFYLVPPVTAVEAWILFGERLGPMALSGIVIAVIGVALASRQQAR, encoded by the coding sequence GTGGCTGCATCCGCTGGCGCTCGCGGACTCTGGATACAGGCCATGCCGGTGCTGTTCGTGCTGCTGTGGAGCACGGGCTTCATCGGCGCCCGCTTCGGTCTACCCTATGCCGAGCCGTTCACGTTCCTGACCGTCCGCTTCCTGTGCACGCTGGTTGTCCTGTACGTCATCATCCTGCTGATGCGGGAGATCTGGCCCCGGGGGCTGAAGGCGTGGCTGCACATTGGCTTCGCCGGTGTCCTCGTCCACGCCGCCTATCTGGGTGGGGTGTTCTCCGCCATAGAACAGGGCATGCCCGCCGGGGTGACAGCGCTGATCGTGGGGCTCCAGCCGCTGGTCACCGCCGGCGTCGCCCGCTCCTGGCTGGGCGAGACCATCACCCGCAACCAGTGGCTGGGGATCATTCTCGGTCTGGTGGGCATTTCCCTGGTGCTGGGCGAGCAGCTGGACCTCACGACACCCGGCCAGACCTTTACCGGTTTCGGGCCCATGGCCCTGGTGGCGGCCCTGGCGGCGCTGCTGGGCATTTCCCTTGGCACCATCTACCAGAAGCGTTACTGCACCGCCATGCCACTCACCACCGGCACCTTCATCCAGTTCGTAGGTGCGGCACTGGTCCTGGGGCTCGGCGCCATGCTGTTCGAGACGCGGGAGATCGAGTGGTCGCTGACATTCACACTGACCCTCGCGTGGCTGATCTTCGGGCTGTCCATTGCCGCGATCCTGCTGTTGATGGCGCTGATCCGGCGCGGCGAGGCGTCCCGGGTGGCGAGCCTTTTCTACCTGGTGCCGCCGGTGACGGCGGTGGAGGCCTGGATCCTGTTCGGCGAGCGGCTGGGGCCCATGGCCCTGAGCGGTATCGTGATCGCCGTGATCGGTGTGGCGCTGGCTTCCCGGCAGCAGGCGCGCTGA
- the dnaK gene encoding molecular chaperone DnaK produces the protein MGKIIGIDLGTTNSCVAVMDGGQSRVIENSEGDRTTPSVVAFTEDGEVMVGAPAKRQAVTNPENTLHAVKRLIGRQFKEDVVQRDVKEMPYHIVEADNGDAWVQVRDKKMAPPEISARVLQKMKQTAEDYLGEEVTEAVITVPAYFNDNQRQATKDAGKIAGLEVKRIINEPTAAALAYGLDKKGGDRKVAVYDLGGGTFDISIIEIAEVDGEHQFEVLATNGDTFLGGEDFDRAIIDYLIGEFKKEQGIDLGGDRLAMQRLREAAEKAKIELSSSQQTEVNLPYVTADQNGPKHLAVKVTRAKFESMVEDLVKRTIEPSKTALKDAGLSASQVDEVILVGGQTRMPKVQEAVKDFFGKDPRKDVNPDEAVAIGAAIQAGVLGGDVKDVLLLDVTPLSLGIETMGGVMTKLIEKNTTIPTKASQVFSTAEDNQTAVTVHILQGEREMASGNKSLGRFDLSDIPPAPRGVPQIEVNFDIDANGILNVSAKDKATGKEQSIVIKASSGLNDDEIERMVQDAEQHAEEDRKLRELVEARNQAENLIHATRKSLDEMGDNIGADEKQEIETAISELEEANKGEDKAEIEAKTQKLGEASGKLAEKMYGQQGQAGGAEAGGDAQADSSSEDVVDAEFEEVNEDDDKK, from the coding sequence ATGGGCAAGATTATCGGTATCGACCTGGGCACCACGAATTCCTGCGTGGCGGTCATGGATGGCGGGCAGTCCCGTGTCATCGAGAACAGCGAGGGTGATCGCACGACGCCTTCCGTGGTGGCCTTCACCGAAGACGGCGAAGTCATGGTGGGCGCACCGGCCAAGCGCCAGGCGGTCACCAACCCGGAGAACACGCTGCACGCGGTCAAGCGGCTCATCGGCCGTCAGTTCAAGGAAGACGTGGTCCAGCGCGACGTGAAGGAAATGCCGTATCACATTGTCGAAGCAGATAATGGTGATGCCTGGGTGCAGGTACGCGACAAGAAGATGGCGCCGCCGGAGATTTCCGCCCGCGTTCTGCAGAAGATGAAGCAGACGGCGGAGGACTATCTCGGCGAGGAGGTCACCGAAGCGGTGATCACCGTGCCGGCCTACTTCAACGACAACCAGCGCCAGGCCACAAAGGACGCCGGCAAGATCGCCGGCCTCGAGGTCAAGCGCATCATCAACGAGCCCACCGCGGCCGCCCTGGCCTATGGTCTGGACAAGAAGGGTGGTGATCGCAAGGTGGCCGTCTACGACCTGGGCGGTGGTACGTTCGACATTTCCATCATCGAGATTGCGGAAGTGGACGGCGAGCACCAATTCGAGGTGCTGGCCACCAACGGTGATACGTTCCTCGGTGGCGAGGACTTCGACCGCGCGATCATTGATTACCTGATCGGCGAGTTCAAGAAGGAACAGGGCATTGATCTGGGCGGTGATCGCCTGGCCATGCAGCGTCTGCGCGAGGCTGCCGAGAAGGCCAAGATCGAGCTCTCCTCCAGCCAGCAGACCGAGGTCAACCTGCCGTACGTCACCGCTGACCAGAACGGGCCCAAGCATCTGGCCGTGAAGGTCACCCGGGCCAAGTTCGAGTCCATGGTGGAGGATCTGGTCAAGCGGACCATCGAGCCCAGCAAGACTGCGCTGAAGGATGCCGGCCTGAGTGCCTCCCAGGTGGACGAAGTCATCCTGGTGGGCGGCCAGACCCGCATGCCCAAGGTTCAGGAAGCGGTGAAGGACTTCTTCGGCAAGGATCCGCGCAAGGACGTCAACCCGGACGAGGCCGTGGCCATTGGCGCTGCAATCCAGGCCGGCGTGCTCGGCGGCGACGTCAAGGACGTGCTGCTGCTGGACGTCACGCCGCTGTCCCTGGGGATCGAGACCATGGGCGGCGTGATGACCAAGCTCATCGAGAAGAACACCACCATCCCGACCAAGGCGAGCCAGGTGTTCTCCACTGCCGAGGACAACCAGACGGCCGTGACCGTCCACATCCTCCAGGGTGAGCGCGAGATGGCCAGCGGCAACAAGTCCCTGGGCCGGTTCGACCTCTCGGACATCCCGCCGGCACCGCGGGGCGTGCCGCAGATCGAGGTCAACTTCGACATCGATGCCAACGGCATTCTCAACGTCTCTGCCAAGGACAAGGCCACCGGCAAGGAGCAGTCCATCGTCATCAAGGCCTCCAGCGGCCTGAACGACGACGAGATCGAGCGCATGGTGCAGGATGCAGAGCAGCATGCCGAGGAAGACCGGAAGCTGCGCGAACTCGTCGAGGCGCGGAACCAGGCCGAAAACCTGATCCATGCCACCCGCAAGTCGCTGGACGAGATGGGCGACAACATCGGTGCCGACGAGAAGCAGGAGATCGAGACGGCCATCAGCGAGCTGGAAGAGGCCAACAAGGGCGAGGACAAGGCCGAGATCGAGGCCAAGACCCAGAAGCTGGGCGAGGCCTCCGGCAAGCTGGCCGAGAAGATGTACGGCCAGCAGGGTCAGGCCGGTGGCGCGGAAGCCGGCGGTGATGCCCAGGCCGACAGCAGCTCGGAAGATGTTGTCGATGCCGAGTTCGAGGAAGTCAACGAGGACGACGACAAGAAGTAA
- a CDS encoding outer membrane protein assembly factor BamE gives MRPVILGLSILGGGALLTGCSYSDIPFAYEVPVQQGNIITDDMIDELEPGMTRRQVRFVLGTPAIEDIFRDDRWDYIHTETPGGGGTPDRLTVIFDGDRLVRLEGNLAPENFGGS, from the coding sequence ATGCGACCCGTGATTCTCGGCTTATCCATCCTCGGCGGCGGCGCCCTGCTCACCGGCTGCTCCTACAGCGACATTCCGTTCGCCTATGAGGTCCCCGTGCAGCAGGGGAATATCATCACCGACGACATGATCGACGAGCTGGAGCCCGGCATGACCCGCCGCCAGGTACGGTTTGTGCTCGGCACACCGGCCATCGAAGACATTTTCCGGGATGACCGCTGGGACTACATCCATACCGAAACGCCGGGTGGCGGCGGCACACCCGACCGCCTGACGGTGATCTTTGACGGCGACCGGCTGGTTCGCCTGGAAGGCAACCTGGCACCGGAGAATTTCGGCGGTTCCTGA